DNA from Ziziphus jujuba cultivar Dongzao chromosome 2, ASM3175591v1:
TGCTTTCTCTACGTCAGAGTTGTGTTACAACAGGCTTTGATTTGATTGGCCGTTTAAAGCTTTTAAAGTATATAGATTTGTCTCATACTGAAATTGAAGAATTACCTGATACAATTTATACTCTCTACAATTTGCAGACATTCTTGTTAAATACGTGTAAACATCTTCATAGGTTGTCCAGTTCAATTGGCAATTTGAAACATCTAAGATTCTTGGACTTGTCTCATTGTAGTAAAATTGAAGAGATACCCAACACATTGTGTGATTTGAAGGATCTGCGTACTCTAATCTGATGGGCTGTCAATCTCTTTCTTGTTTACCAGCTGATATGTCAAGATTGGTCAACCTATGCTATCTGGACTTTTCGAATACAAAGGTGACAGAGATGCCACTGCAAATTTGTGAATTGAAACGTTTGCAACATTTAGAACCTGCCTTTCTTGTAGACCATAATGGCGGACGTAATATTAAAGACTTGGGTAATCTTCAAGATCTGCGTGGttctttttggataaaaaatattgaaaatataataaatgttgGAGATGTTTCAAAAGCCAAATTGAAAGATAAGAGGCATATTACATGTCTTCGATTGGAGTGGTGTGGTGAAACAGATGATTCAGAGAAATCACGAGTGGTACTTGAAAAGCTTCAACCTCACACAAATGTCCAAGACCTAAGAATTTGGAATTACCAAGGTACAGGGTTTCCAAGTTGGATAGGGCATCATTCATTTAGTCACATAGTATCTCTGTACCTACTTAATTGTAAAAATTGTTACTTGCTTCCGTCACTTGGACAGCTTCCCTCCTTGAAAGATCTTAATATTTGGGGATTAGAAATGGTGGAGAGAATAGGTGATGAATTTTATTCCTGCAGCAGCACTAGTATTGGTTCTTCTTCCATGATTAATACACCAGTACCATTCAAGTCCTTGGAAATTTTATACCTTGGTGATCTAAGAGAATTAAGAGAATGGAAGGAGTGGTCTTTAATGATGGGAGGAGATGTTGGAGGAAGTGAAGGTACTGGAGCCTTCCCACAACTTAGAAAGCTTAGTTTAAGAGAATGTCCCAACATAAATGGGGCCTGCTTACCTTGTAATCTTCCATCCTCCACAACTCTTCAAATCTTCTCTGGATGCCAACAAGTGGTGGCTTCACTCCAAAGTCATCAACTTCCATGGCTGGGTGAATTGCAGCTAATTCGTTGCTCAGAGTTGGAGTCATTTCCGCCACAAGGTGGATTGCCCACCAATATCCATACAATTCAAATTTTGGGTTGTGAAAAATTGGAGTCACTTGCAAAAAAGGGATGGCCTTCAAATTTAAAGTCACTTGAAATTTGCGATTGCAAAAACCTATTCATGGACGTGGGTTCATTTCCGGAGGAGGGGCAACTTCCAACAACTCTGACTTGTCTTAAGCTTGAATCTCTTCCAAAGCTTAAAACATTAAATGGAAAGGCTCTTCGAGACATGGTATGCCTTCAACAACTGACTATTGATGATTGCCGTGGGGTGCAATGCTTGGTAGAAGAAGGGCTGCCCGATTCTCTTTCTGAGTTGAATATCATATGGTGTAATTCTCTAATCAAACGGTGCCAGAGAGATACAGGGGAAGATTGGCCAAAAATTGCACACATCCCTCACATAGAGATCACGGCTGGTAAgtcatttcaatattaattCCTTTTCCCCAATTTGAATTATATACGTACTCTAATTGTGTCCTATTCGGTCCCAACATAAACATATCAACTTCCTATATATGTCATCTATATATTAGTCTTAGTGGTGGAACCAGGAATTTTTCTTAAGAGAGACACAATTAGATTTTCATctttttagttaaaaataatatatttttgactATATGAGTGATGTACTACgtgaattattaattaaaatcaattggataaaagtaataattaattactttaaagtaaaataaatactaaaaagaaaaattaaccaaaaaaaaatctaaaacacttgaaaaatagttttttttttttttttggtaatcatgttaaaatattttatacttaAATGGGAGTGAAATGTCTTGAACACATGACTTCACTTGAGTTTTCACTACAATTATcacattattaaaaatgaatataaaaaatttcaattagaaatgTATGAAATTAAGACTATTGTTAGCTACAATGTTACACCTAACTAAAAAGTAtgacaattaaaaatttaattaataatatgctaattttatacaatatggacatttacattttattttagctATTAATGTCAATAGAAAGGTTAATAGATAGACTATGTGGATCATTGAATTGGAGAAATCAAAATGCTAAATTCAAccgaaaacaaaaatgaaagggaaaataaataatttaggaGGGGCATCATTTCAATATAGGGGggaaaaattaagaatatatttgaaaattagcAAAATAATTTTCGAAAAATAAAATGAGGGGGGCAAGTGCTCCCCCTGGGCACACAGTGGATCCGCCAGTTGATCTTTGTATGTTGTGGGTTGTTTTTACCTGTCCTTGTTTAataaatatcttcttttttttttttccctgttttcttttttacctGTAATACTACTTGTTAAATTTCATACCCATGCCATTCTGTatgttgtatacatatatattattaatgtaaTTAACATTGCTCAtactaaatttatttctttGCACGTTGGAATGCAATGTCAATCACCTTCTCGTCCAATTTGTTTTCGGGCATGATTCCTTGGGCTTTATTGCTTTCCAGCCGAATCGGACGAAGAGATATAATGAACAGTACCTCTTTaggtattattattactattaatttttattacaatCATTTACATATtgcttttaaactttttttttaaggaaaattgttatttttagatGAATTTTATCTCATCACGTTAATTTCTATAAATAATAACTCGTTCTGCCATTTAAAGACCCTTGTGAATTTATAAGATGTATAATTCAATACCATTCAAGGGCATTTCATTTTGTCCCTCTGGCACAACCTAATGATTTATTTCTTGGATTCCAAGTTCTCTCTACTGCAGTTACAATGTTGGAAGCATAAGTGCTGTCGTTCACCATGGCTGCTGATTCATATACTGCCAAGCTTTTTGGTTTTCATATTCAATTCTAGCTCTTCCTGCATTTCAATGTTCAGGTAACCGCTTCCTATGCATATTACCATGCATGCTCTCTTTAGCTGTCTCATGCTGCTTCTGAGATTTGAATCCTTGTCCACGAATCTATAAGTTTCATTTGTGAGTTTAAGGCATGCAGgctaatctcatgaaagtaatACAATGTTgcgaaaatgaaaataaagtcttaaagataaaaacttttattgaaAACATGCTCTTTCTGATGAAAAGGTTAAATTAGTTTATAAAATCTTAGTACACAAATGCCTAGTATAAGTTTAGTATAATCTTAGCACTAGGATCCtagaaactaaaatatatagaatCCAATAAGTTGAAAGATACAAAGGACAACTTGCATCAATTTAGACCAGTAAAACCGGTGACCTTGACTATTGGTTGGTGTGTAGGAACTCCACTGAATACCAACAATTCAGAATTGAAGCCTCTATGGAAGAAATTCTCTCCTCTCCTAGAAGTCTCAAGTAGAAATTCATGTGAAaagtagaaatttttatttgaagatgGATACTGTATACAGCTCCAAAATGTCTTTGAATGTGAAAAGTAGAATCAGAagtgttgtatttgattttataaTCAGGGAAATTTTTTGCTTACACATACTCAAAATGAATTTGATTTCTTGCAGATGAACCATGCACCTATCCTCAAGTATATGTATAATTGcttcttttctctgttttatGGATTCTCATGTATTTACCTAGTGCTAAGAAGGTGAAGCTGTTGTTGGAAGTTGCCAACTTTCCCTCACCTAGATCTTATCGTCTTGCCATTTGGAAGCTCAGAGAAGTTTATACCGTGTATGCCGTAAATGAGCCATTCTTTTTCAGTTACTATTTGAAAATTCTAGTAGATTCTGCAAGAAGCATATTTCATTGTTTGAGATTTTGATTTTCATGCTTTGATCTTTGTAGTTATGAGCACTCAATCTCTTACGAAGCCTTGATAATATCGGGATTCAACTGTTTGATTGTTCCAAGCCTTGACAAAGCCTGAAACAGTGGTTTTTGCTCCATGGCTGAGTTTATTGAagatatgatattaaaattcgGATTATCAtccacatattaaaaaaataataataaaaaaaatagcgGTTTGTGTTCGGTTTCTGACCTTCCGTCCTCTGTTATGTTATTTAGACTATTTTATATAAGCAAATAGAAAGAGTTTAATAAGACTAAACCATCCTAATTTAACCCAAACAAAAATTCTTACTTTATAAACAATATCTATGATATTCGAACCTAttcctaattaaaatattatacattACAATTTGCATGTGAATTTCATGAGAATGGGAATGGAAATTTCataggtttatatatatatatatatatgtaattgggGTTTTAACCAACTGTACTTTTGGTAAGACAATTCCCTGGAAATGAATGAGTTTCTTGAAAACAGTCTGTGCAGCAGAGGAGTCAACATCAAAACCATAAGTCGGCCCTCCATATTGCATATAAAGTTATTCTTTCTTAGACAACGGTGAGGGTGGTAGAAGGATTTGTCCTTCTTCTTCATAGAGCAATAAACATCAGCTAGACACAACCAAGTCCATGAAGGGCATTGATGGATGCATCTCGAAGCCCCACAACACCACCACACGCAATCCCCACCACAAGACCACTTCCAATGCCGAAGCACTTCTTTTGTTCCGAGACAAAATAGCAATCATATTGAATACTGCAACTTGGACTTTCAGATTGGAACTTTTTAAGTCATTTCGAGTGCTGCCGCCACATGGCAGTGGGACCCACTATGCTGACCTCGTTTTGTAATTCTTGCTGGTTCTGGGTTTTTACGATGTACATAAAAGGTTGGCCCAAGCATATTAGTCAACGTTACTTTAGAAATCAAGCTGGCTTCATTTGCTaaatttccccctttttttttttttttttggccctttttttGGTCTTCTCAATTGTAATACTTTATTCCTGTTGAGTTTGTTTTGACAATCAAACTTTCATGTGACTAAATCCAACTCAACTCCcgcagaaaaagaaaacataaatttttttggaatatattaaCACCCAACAGATATTTAAGGTATAATCCAGTTTAATTCTGCATTTTTAAAGGAAActctttaattataatttttgtccTAAAAAGATTCCTCTGAATGCATGATATAATTTATTgtgctttcaatttttatttcttgttgtattcATAGGCTTGATATTTAAGGTAAAACTACTCAGAAAACACTTTCAAATTCTCATCAATGTATTCTTTTAGTCATTAAGGGAAATCCTCAATTTACACTTtgcagtatttaaaaaaaaaaaaaaatcagtttcagaatttatttttgaaagtgACATATAATACAATCTGATCTCCTTTTCCTTGTCATTGCAGGAGGCacaaattttctaattaaaacaaaaaaaaaaaaaaaaaaaaacaccaagtaagatttctttctcttttattctTGCCATTTAAAAACTTACAAATTTATCCCATCTGATGGCTTATTtggtaaaagagaaaatattaaaaaaaaactaatattcaAGAATTAGTTTCATgggatttaatttctttaaaataagtttatttattttttttagtgtttagttaattatagaagaaaataaaatttataaataattaaataaatttatatattaaaattaaaaaataaaactgtatttaaaaaattacataaaaactaattttctcaaaaattttaaaatcacacCTCTTCTTCAGACCTGCCGCCTTATGCATGTGTTAACAGTGAAAGTCCTTCCTCCTTGCCTACTAGCTATGAGCGGTGGTTCTACTAAGTTCCAATTTTGGGCTTGAAAACACCTGCAAAAAGACCCCAAACCAGGTTGCCTGTTGGGTATCTTCAAGGGTTTTTGTCAAAAATAACCACCGTATAAAAGCAcacttgaaaaatagcaaaaaatattttttttaaaaatatagccAACTTTTTACTTATTTGGACGAAGATACCCTTAATgaagattttgtttatttttgttttttttttctctatcaaaaagcatgtttttcttttgttttgttttgtggtTTTTGGTTGCTTCTTACTTTCCCTTTCGAAGCTTTCCCTTTCAACAGCTAGGGTTTCTTTCCCCTTGCCCTTTCGAAAAGCTCGATCAGATCACTGTAACCTAAATCATGACTTGCATGTACAACTGGCACATCAACAACAGAATCTATTGACTCTTCAAGCACAGTCCTTTGCAGTACATGCCTCCCCAACCCTTTCTTCAGTTACCTCTCTATTGACTCCTCCATCTTCTGCCCAACCAAATGAGAAACACAAATCCAGATCCTCTTTCTTAGGTGGAAATTGTTTCACTCCAGAGTCTAAGAGAAAAGGGGCTGATGAAGCAGTTAAAGAGCTTTGCCGGACAGTGAAGGCATTAGAAGCagaaattgagaaaataaaaaaaagatcacACTtcacaataaaagaaaaaggatgacCTCATTCGCAAGCTTTCGAGGAAGAATGAAAAACCAGTGGAAGGACTACAAGGGGAGGGGGCAAAAAGGTAGTCACAAAGGCCAGTTTAAGGTCAAAGGAGCCAAGCATAGGGGAGTTAAAGAGCCCAAGTCACCGTTTTCGGTCACCACTCCCAACAGCTAAGAAATGAAGCTTTTGGGACATAACAACGGCTAAGAGTCCTTCAATTGCTTCATTAAATGGAAGGAAAACTAGAAGCCATGTCATTTCTGGACCCTTTGCTGTTCCATCCATGCTTCTTCAGGTACTCTAAATCTTTCCcttcttgaattttcttttttaaaaatacatgatCTGATTGAATTCTAATTGGAAATGGCTAAAAAGCTTCTGGTTAAAAATGTCTTTTCAGTCTAGAAAGCTCATGGCTCTcattatcatatataattatgCATATGAGTTTCTTTGTTCTATAACTAATGCAACTTCCATTCCCATGTTTCTGGTTTCTGTTTTTGTCTGGACCTCGCATTCAATTACATGAAACAACCAAGTTTTGTTCGACAGAAGACAGATTGTTTGAGGTGACAGAGAATATGAAAAGAGGAAAGAAATGAATGACCAAGGTAATCCTTGCTATATTATCCTGCTTAAGCCTGGTCAGATCAACAGGGAAGGAGGACAATTGTATGATTGTAGATGCTTGCTGTCCTTCCGTTCTTGTATGTGGTCAACACAGAAGGAAATCATTATTATGTTACTTTTCTTATAAGCAGCAAGATTCATTCGttcttttcgttttcttttttaccTTTCAATGTTATTTTGTTCCAATCTCTTATTGACTAAAATGTATTCAGAGAGCAAGTCCTATTATTTCTTCTCTCCTTGTAACCTAAGCTTGTTAATCACTAAGATACCCTTTAAATGATTGATTTGGTAAACAAAAAGAACCATGTTTATGGAAGCCCATGTTTATATAAGGAATTTGTTAATAAGATGCTTGGAGTTAAATTGGTACATAGTTCTTTATGCTCGTAGACTTTTTTTATATTGGACCTTCAAGAAGAGTGTAGCATTTTTCAATTGTTGATTTTTGAGATTCtttctaaaatattaaatgaggGCCATGAGCATTCTAAAGAAAATGACAGGGCAaaatttaatccaaataaaagcACCAATTACATTTTCTGCAATTCTGACTTGTGTCTATTTTCTTCAACCTTGATTTTGGGGCATTTGATTGGTGCATTTTAAAGGTTTTTATGAATGCTAATTGCCAAGATTTGAGCAAACATAAAAAGGCATCATTCttattgttatataaaataaaacaatgtgTCAGAATTTAGAGATGAATTTAAAGTTAGTCTGAATATCTTTCTATCAAGAAGGTATTGGGGAGTTGATAACTTATTAGGTTGTATGTGAATCTCTCAATTTAACcacaaatttcaaactttagGCTGAAATTTTACATAGGTACTCATCAAATCAAGTTCAGTTAATCTAATAATGAAATACTAGTTCATTTCCAAGAACTCGAAAGAGATGCCAActtctaatttgatttattattattacaaatattgtttggaggttaagttttgaaaaatttaaacttGCCCATTCTCCTTAGCACTCCTGATTAAGAATCCATaagtcctattttattttacgtTCAATATGAATGGCCAGGTTTCTACTAAGACATAATGATAACCATCAATGacatttttttcattcaaaagaaaacagagaacAAAATTCCAAAAGCCATTGCTCACAAAGTGCAGATTACCAGTGACATTCACATAAGATGAAATAGAGTTTTTCAGGAGGAAATATGCATATGAGGcgtacaacaaagaactaagcatataagttaggtggtgatgcatttttcttttcttttatcatgtttatagatgcatattatttattatattatacttgtaattgtaaagataatggtggcttataatgctCATTTAACGAAGATAAcgatgtgttattgatgtaaggataactaattgaccttatagaaaatgtgccatatttatttattagaatttcatTATGCACAAGCATCTTACGAGCTCAACTGCAGATTctgaaaaattttccgcttgtcggaaaatatttcctccaggaggaaaagttttcctcctgttttcctcctggaggaaatattttcctccgGTCGAAAATCCCATATGGAGACCAATTGAAGTttctggataattttccgccaggcgaaaattttttcctccaagctGAAATCGTTTTCCTCTGgttgaaaaaaatttcctccaagcgaaaattgttgaataatatttaCTCCTAtcggaaattaattttttctacttggaaaatcaatttctaatagattatttaagttgatagtggggtaaaaaaattaagagtgaagaaatatattatataagatgaacatggaattaacaaaaaatgtattaacgtttaaaatcaataaccattttaaataaaagaaaaaatgatatatgtttgtttttcttttcaaaatcatttggacatttcataaaatgatatgtaaactaaagatttaaaatcaactccagaaagcctcttttcatttgggattaaattaaaacaaaaaaaaaagattactaataaatcttccaccgtgaagtagaaaatattatatccaatatatgaaataattatcaaaacatattaaaccataacactaaattaaaactttctaattcgaagcataagacaatggattcgtacatctctgcctataatgtccaacaccaccgcatcggctacatctacgtaaaataatattttcaccaCCGCAttggctacatctacgtccaataggtagagattcgtacatctctgcctataatgtccagtcgcaggctttgtcaattttgcacctggagtacgtcgctcataaaactacctttgcagtaaatctcATATGTGCtttattaatgctactattggcatctctctagcatctagcaaaatgccattcaagctttctgcaatattggtggtcatgatagtgtaccttctacatggacaaagagaacgtgcccaccttgtagggtcacatgatcgaatgtactggacagccctactgttttttgccttaatttgccccatataaaactcaaaatcttcaacgaAATATGCattagctgcgagcatgaaacattgtattattgattcatc
Protein-coding regions in this window:
- the LOC112489340 gene encoding putative disease resistance protein At3g14460, translating into MGCQSLSCLPADMSRLVNLCYLDFSNTKVTEMPLQICELKRLQHLEPAFLVDHNGGRNIKDLGNLQDLRGSFWIKNIENIINVGDVSKAKLKDKRHITCLRLEWCGETDDSEKSRVVLEKLQPHTNVQDLRIWNYQGTGFPSWIGHHSFSHIVSLYLLNCKNCYLLPSLGQLPSLKDLNIWGLEMVERIGDEFYSCSSTSIGSSSMINTPVPFKSLEILYLGDLRELREWKEWSLMMGGDVGGSEGTGAFPQLRKLSLRECPNINGACLPCNLPSSTTLQIFSGCQQVVASLQSHQLPWLGELQLIRCSELESFPPQGGLPTNIHTIQILGCEKLESLAKKGWPSNLKSLEICDCKNLFMDVGSFPEEGQLPTTLTCLKLESLPKLKTLNGKALRDMVCLQQLTIDDCRGVQCLVEEGLPDSLSELNIIWCNSLIKRCQRDTGEDWPKIAHIPHIEITAGKSFQY